In one window of Denticeps clupeoides chromosome 2, fDenClu1.1, whole genome shotgun sequence DNA:
- the insyn2a gene encoding inhibitory synaptic factor 2A isoform X1: protein MSDAGTMVSKEGGKCTLTNSESDSEAGPSMALEVKYSHESGRQVQVRKRNKALQVRFKDICEAQNEQAAAAAAAKGGKPVSYKVPYRKYMTVPARRSIPNVTKSTGVQTSPDLRKRYQTFPFERKKGHTIKHAATVEPFKGQNNGFVIDVKRPKAADYPVEVRTSALSSRPSSARTENSRALLHTTQCVATVEQHPRIRDDCTDGPETLCSDALLVSCSTESGGAAVGRIEYQLCSVKSKQRRGFVQHDADVITVDRSAKRQLLNSDEPGSSRTLPDSSSKVTGPIAWNSLTQVECLESPSAHSKRKKAMQLNGLQSQTLPRTSCTTQAQCHVGTLSARPLRAMEEIGDATGPCTSADAGPGVSTVTDGESCKQIVPVNQDGDLKAQLQAMESMISSSQETIKVLLGVIQELEKGEAHREGLSYRTGQDTANCDTCRNSACIIYSVELDFKQQEDKLQPLMKRLCPTEESLFPPLPYTHEAFTSTPKRKSKAESKKHARWKLWFL, encoded by the exons GAACCATGGTGAgcaaggagggagggaagtgcACTCTCACCAACTCTGAGTCAGACTCGGAGGCTGGCCCCTCGATGGCCCTGGAGGTGAAGTACTCTCACGAGTCTGGGCGGCAGGTCCAGGTGCGCAAAAGGAACAAAGCTCTACAGGTGCGCTTCAAGGACATCTGCGAAGCACAGAACGAACAAGCGGCGGCCGCTGCTGCAGCAAAGGGGGGCAAGCCAGTGTCCTACAAGGTTCCGTACCGGAAATACATGACTGTGCCGGCCAGGCGCTCCATCCCCAACGTCACCAAGAGCACAGGTGTTCAGACATCACCCGACCTTCGCAAGCGATACCAGACCTTCCCGTTTGAACGCAAAAAGGGCCACACGATCAAGCACGCAGCTACTGTTGAGCCTTTCAAAGGCCAGAACAATGGCTTTGTGATCGACGTCAAGCGACCCAAGGCAGCGGATTATCCTGTCGAGGTCAGGACATCAGCATTGTCGTCTCGACCCAGCAGTGCTCGGACAGAGAATTCCCGGGCTCTCCTGCACACCACCCAGTGCGTGGCCACAGTGGAGCAGCACCCGCGGATACGTGATGACTGCACAGACGGTCCGGAAACGCTCTGCTCTGATGCGCTGCTGGTCAGCTGTTCCACAGAGTCAGGCGGGGCAGCCGTAGGCAGAATTGAATACCAGCTCTGTAGCGTGAAGAGCAAACAGCGGCGGGGCTTCGTCCAACACGATGCCGACGTCATCACTGTCGACCGCTCTGCCAAGAGGCAGCTGCTTAACTCAGATGAGCCTGGCTCTAGCAGGACCTTGCCAGACTCAAGCTCTAAGGTCACAGGCCCTATTGCCTGGAACTCTCTGACTCAGGTAGAGTGTCTGGAAAGCCCGTCGGCACATAGCAAACGCAAGAAGGCAATGCAGCTCAACGGGCTGCAGTCACAGACGCTTCCACGCACCAGCTGCACCACGCAGGCGCAGTGCCACGTTGGCACCCTGTCCGCACGGCCACTGCGCGCCATGGAGGAGATTGGGGATGCGACAGGGCCCTGCACGTCGGCAGACGCCGGGCCAGGTGTGTCTACAGTGACAGATGGGGAGTCCTGCAAACAGATTGTGCCTGTCAATCAAGACGGAGACCTCAAAGCACAGCTGCAGGCCATGGAGAGCATGATTAGCTCCAGTCAGGAAACCATTAAAGTGCTGCTGGGAGTCAttcaggagctggagaaggggGAAGCGCACAGAGAAGG ACTCTCGTACCGAACTGGACAGGATACGGCCAACTGTGACACGTGTCGGAACAGTGCCTGCATTATTTACAG TGTGGAGCTGGATTTCAAGCAGCAGGAGGACAAGCTGCAGCCACTGATGAAGCGCCTGTGTCCCACAGAGGAGTCACTGTTCCCTCCACTGCCTTATACCCACGAGGCATTCACCTCCACACCCAAGCGCAAGTCCAAAGCTGAGTCCAAGAAGCACGCCCGCTGGAAACTCTGGTTCCTGTGA
- the insyn2a gene encoding inhibitory synaptic factor 2A isoform X2: MVSKEGGKCTLTNSESDSEAGPSMALEVKYSHESGRQVQVRKRNKALQVRFKDICEAQNEQAAAAAAAKGGKPVSYKVPYRKYMTVPARRSIPNVTKSTGVQTSPDLRKRYQTFPFERKKGHTIKHAATVEPFKGQNNGFVIDVKRPKAADYPVEVRTSALSSRPSSARTENSRALLHTTQCVATVEQHPRIRDDCTDGPETLCSDALLVSCSTESGGAAVGRIEYQLCSVKSKQRRGFVQHDADVITVDRSAKRQLLNSDEPGSSRTLPDSSSKVTGPIAWNSLTQVECLESPSAHSKRKKAMQLNGLQSQTLPRTSCTTQAQCHVGTLSARPLRAMEEIGDATGPCTSADAGPGVSTVTDGESCKQIVPVNQDGDLKAQLQAMESMISSSQETIKVLLGVIQELEKGEAHREGLSYRTGQDTANCDTCRNSACIIYSVELDFKQQEDKLQPLMKRLCPTEESLFPPLPYTHEAFTSTPKRKSKAESKKHARWKLWFL; the protein is encoded by the exons ATGGTGAgcaaggagggagggaagtgcACTCTCACCAACTCTGAGTCAGACTCGGAGGCTGGCCCCTCGATGGCCCTGGAGGTGAAGTACTCTCACGAGTCTGGGCGGCAGGTCCAGGTGCGCAAAAGGAACAAAGCTCTACAGGTGCGCTTCAAGGACATCTGCGAAGCACAGAACGAACAAGCGGCGGCCGCTGCTGCAGCAAAGGGGGGCAAGCCAGTGTCCTACAAGGTTCCGTACCGGAAATACATGACTGTGCCGGCCAGGCGCTCCATCCCCAACGTCACCAAGAGCACAGGTGTTCAGACATCACCCGACCTTCGCAAGCGATACCAGACCTTCCCGTTTGAACGCAAAAAGGGCCACACGATCAAGCACGCAGCTACTGTTGAGCCTTTCAAAGGCCAGAACAATGGCTTTGTGATCGACGTCAAGCGACCCAAGGCAGCGGATTATCCTGTCGAGGTCAGGACATCAGCATTGTCGTCTCGACCCAGCAGTGCTCGGACAGAGAATTCCCGGGCTCTCCTGCACACCACCCAGTGCGTGGCCACAGTGGAGCAGCACCCGCGGATACGTGATGACTGCACAGACGGTCCGGAAACGCTCTGCTCTGATGCGCTGCTGGTCAGCTGTTCCACAGAGTCAGGCGGGGCAGCCGTAGGCAGAATTGAATACCAGCTCTGTAGCGTGAAGAGCAAACAGCGGCGGGGCTTCGTCCAACACGATGCCGACGTCATCACTGTCGACCGCTCTGCCAAGAGGCAGCTGCTTAACTCAGATGAGCCTGGCTCTAGCAGGACCTTGCCAGACTCAAGCTCTAAGGTCACAGGCCCTATTGCCTGGAACTCTCTGACTCAGGTAGAGTGTCTGGAAAGCCCGTCGGCACATAGCAAACGCAAGAAGGCAATGCAGCTCAACGGGCTGCAGTCACAGACGCTTCCACGCACCAGCTGCACCACGCAGGCGCAGTGCCACGTTGGCACCCTGTCCGCACGGCCACTGCGCGCCATGGAGGAGATTGGGGATGCGACAGGGCCCTGCACGTCGGCAGACGCCGGGCCAGGTGTGTCTACAGTGACAGATGGGGAGTCCTGCAAACAGATTGTGCCTGTCAATCAAGACGGAGACCTCAAAGCACAGCTGCAGGCCATGGAGAGCATGATTAGCTCCAGTCAGGAAACCATTAAAGTGCTGCTGGGAGTCAttcaggagctggagaaggggGAAGCGCACAGAGAAGG ACTCTCGTACCGAACTGGACAGGATACGGCCAACTGTGACACGTGTCGGAACAGTGCCTGCATTATTTACAG TGTGGAGCTGGATTTCAAGCAGCAGGAGGACAAGCTGCAGCCACTGATGAAGCGCCTGTGTCCCACAGAGGAGTCACTGTTCCCTCCACTGCCTTATACCCACGAGGCATTCACCTCCACACCCAAGCGCAAGTCCAAAGCTGAGTCCAAGAAGCACGCCCGCTGGAAACTCTGGTTCCTGTGA